Genomic window (Thermoproteota archaeon):
CTCGCGAGAGGGGGTGTCTCATATGGCAGTGATAGAGGTAGGAAGAGTCTGTAGAAAGATAGCCGGTAGGGAAGCTGGCAGAGTATGTGTAGTGGTCAAGGTAATTGATGACAACTTCGTGGAGGTCACGGGGCCTAGGGACCTGACCGGGGTCAGGAGGAGGAGGGTCAACGTGAAGCATCTCGTACCCCTGCCGATAAAGCTCGACATATCAGAGGGGGCGAGTGACGAAGAGGTCTTGGAAGCCCTCAAGGAGACCGATCTATACCAGAAGCTTCTAGAGGAGAAGGAAAAGAGGGAAAGGAAGAGGGGCAAGCCGGTTGAAGGGTCCGAGGAATCCTGATGAGATCTTTCACCGACGCCCAGGAAGAGCTCATAGTGAAGAGAATAGCTGAACCGGGACCCTACGGTTACAGGCCCCGTGAGAGACCCCTTCTTTTTTACTTAGACAATGGAATCATAAACTTGGACAAGCCTAGGGGACCCACCTCCCATACTGTGACCAAGCTCGTCAAGAGGATCTTGGAATATCCCGGGAAGATAGGGCACTGCGGGACCTTGGATCCCAAGGTGTCAGGGGTCCTACCCATAGTTCTGGGTAACGCCACCAAACTGAGCAGGTTGATCGCGGGCTCCGACAAGGAATACGTCGGAGTCCTTTACCTGCACGGGGATGTGGATGAGGGCGAGCTGAGGGAAGCATTGGACAAGTTCACCGGACCGATATTCCAGAGGCCCCCAGTCAAGTCGGCAGTGAAGAGGACCCTGAGGGTGAGGAGGGTCTACGAGCTGGAGCTACTGGAGAGCGAGGGGCGGTTCCACCTCCTCATGACGAGGGTGGAATCGGGGACCTACATAAGAAAGCTGTTCTTCGATATC
Coding sequences:
- a CDS encoding 50S ribosomal protein L14e, which produces MAVIEVGRVCRKIAGREAGRVCVVVKVIDDNFVEVTGPRDLTGVRRRRVNVKHLVPLPIKLDISEGASDEEVLEALKETDLYQKLLEEKEKRERKRGKPVEGSEES
- a CDS encoding RNA-guided pseudouridylation complex pseudouridine synthase subunit Cbf5, with the translated sequence MRSFTDAQEELIVKRIAEPGPYGYRPRERPLLFYLDNGIINLDKPRGPTSHTVTKLVKRILEYPGKIGHCGTLDPKVSGVLPIVLGNATKLSRLIAGSDKEYVGVLYLHGDVDEGELREALDKFTGPIFQRPPVKSAVKRTLRVRRVYELELLESEGRFHLLMTRVESGTYIRKLFFDIGEYLGVGASMRELRRTRSGIFNERESVTLQDLYEAYVRWKERGEEDRLREVVLPLEVAVAHLPKIVVKDSAVASITHGASLKVKGVSMLSKDIKKGGLVAIMTLKGELVAIGRSTMTSEDMVSSESGVAAAIERVIMPRDLYPPMWKRKEA